GATTTGTCTTGTTTCTCCAGAGCGAAGGGCTCCCAATATAACGTCCAGGGATTTCATTCCTTCTTCCCCTGTGATCAACGGCTCTGTATCATTTTGAATACTTTCTACAAAATGATCGACCACATGAGAATTGCTCTGTCCGCCTTCATCATTGGACTGGATCTTGCCAAGCTGATAGTTTACGATATCTCCATTGGTGTACTGGGCAATTAAGGAGTAAACTGGATCATCCTCCAGACGCAAGGTTCCTTTTTCACCATAAATAACGGTTGAATTATCTTCTCCCGGTTGGTACGCCCAGCTTGCTGTCATGGTCCCTACCACGCCTTCTTCGCTGCGCAGAATGCAAACAGCATTATCATCTACGGTAATATTTTCTTTGGCATTGTTTTCGATAAACCCTGCTACATCGACGAACTCTTGTCCAAGTATGTAACGAAGTAAATCTGTCTTATGTACTCCGAGGTCTCCCATCGCACCTATAAAGGCTTGATCTTTTTTGAAGAACCAGCTGTCTTTTCCTTCCGCACTCCAGCCTTCAGGGCCGCCGTGTCCAAATGTCGTACGGAAACTGTACACTTTTCCAAGAGCTCCAGAAGCAATTAGTTCTTTCGCCTTTACATGAGAAGGAACGAAGCGCTGATTGTGAGCAATCATCAGTTTTTTGTTATTGTTCTCAGCCGTTTGAATCATTTCTTCCGCTTCTTCTCTGGAAGTCGCCATCGGTTTTTCACACAACACATGACAGCCGGCTTTTAAAGCTGCAATGGATACAGGTGCGTGAAGATAGTTCGGGAGACACACACTGACGGCATCCACATTCTCTTTAGCCAAAAGATCTTCATAACTCGTGTAAGCGTTGGCTCCATACTCTTCAGCTACTTCTTTAACTCTTTCTTCAACAATGTCACATACAGCTGTGATCTCTACATGTTCATTCGCATCATATTCTAATAAATGCCGATTTTGAGCAATGCTT
The Halobacillus halophilus DSM 2266 DNA segment above includes these coding regions:
- a CDS encoding Gfo/Idh/MocA family protein, yielding MSKLKIAVLGCGSIAQNRHLLEYDANEHVEITAVCDIVEERVKEVAEEYGANAYTSYEDLLAKENVDAVSVCLPNYLHAPVSIAALKAGCHVLCEKPMATSREEAEEMIQTAENNNKKLMIAHNQRFVPSHVKAKELIASGALGKVYSFRTTFGHGGPEGWSAEGKDSWFFKKDQAFIGAMGDLGVHKTDLLRYILGQEFVDVAGFIENNAKENITVDDNAVCILRSEEGVVGTMTASWAYQPGEDNSTVIYGEKGTLRLEDDPVYSLIAQYTNGDIVNYQLGKIQSNDEGGQSNSHVVDHFVESIQNDTEPLITGEEGMKSLDVILGALRSGETRQISSLERVKK